The Agrococcus carbonis sequence GCATCCGGCGACGCCACGCGCCTCGTCGTGACCTCGGGCCCGCGCGCGGGGCTCGAGATCGAGCTGCCGAGCACGGGCCTCTCCATCGGGCGCTCGTCGGCGAGCGGCCTGCAGATCAAGGACGACTACACGTCGAACAACCACGCCAAGATCGTGCGCTGGCGCGACCAGTGGGTCGTGCAGGACCTCGACTCCACCAACGGCACCTTCGTGGAGGGCAAGCGCATCAGCCAGTCGACGCCGGTGCCGGTCGGCACCACCGTGCGGATCGGCACGACGTCGTTCGAGCTGAGGCGCTAGCTTGAGCACACCCCTCGCCGCAGCGATCAGCCACGTCGGCCGGATCCGCACCGAGAACCAGGACTCCGGCTACGCCGGCGCGCACCTGTGCTTCGTCGCCGACGGCATGGGCGGCCACGCGGGCGGCGACGTCGCGAGCGCGATCGTCACCCGCCGCGCGCGAGAGGCCGACCGCGAGTACGCGAGCGCGAAGGAGGCGGCGGACGCACTCGCCCAGGCGCTCCGCGAGGGGAACGACGCCCTGCAGCAGGCGATGCTCGAGCACCCCGAGCTCTCGGGCATGGGCACGACCGGCTCCGGCATCATCCGCGTGGGCGACACGATGGGCATCGCCCACATCGGCGACAGCCGCATCTACCGCTACCGCGTCGGGGCGCTCGAGCAGATCTCGACCGACCACACGTTCGTGCAGAAGCTCGTCGACGCCGGCCGCATCACGCGCGAGGAGGCCGAGCACCACCCGCGTCGCAACGTCGTCATGCGCGTGCTCGGCAACGTCGAGACCAACCCGGAGATCGACACGCTGGTCGCCGACGCCCTGCCGGGCGACCGCTGGCTCGTGTGCTCCGACGGCCTCTCGAGCTACGTCGACGAGGAGCGCATCCGCACCATCCTCGCGCAGGGGCTCGACACCCCCTCGACCGTGCAGCGGCTCGTCAACGAGTCGCTCTCGCGCGGCGCGCCCGACAACGTCACGGTCGTGCTGTGCGACATCGACGAGCGGCACTCCTCGTCGATCGAGCCCACGACCGTCGGCTCGGCCGCCGCGCCCATCAGCTACGAGGCCGTCGAGCCCGAGCGCACCTCGGTCTCGCTCGGCCAGCTGCTGCTGCACCCGCGGCAGTCGCGCATGCAGCCGGCGTTCGAGCACTTCGAGCCCGAGAGCGAGGAGTTCCTGCAGGAGCTGCTCGCCGAGCAGCGCGCCATGCGCAGGAAGCGCCGCATCACGTGGAGCGTCGGCGCGCTGCTCATGATCGCCGCGGTGGTCGTCGTCTCGACGATGTTCTACAGCTGGACCCAGGATCGCTACTTCGTCGGCGTCGACGACGCCGGGCAGGTCGTGATCTACCAGGGCATCCAGCAGCAGATCGGGCCGTTCGTGCTCGCGACCGAGGTCGAGCAGACCGGCATCGCCGTCGACGACCTCTCCCCCTTCAACCAGCGCAACGTCGAGCAGACGATCTCGGCGCCGTCGCTGGAGGCCGCGCAGGCCGTGATCGAGCGATTGGAGCGTTCGCCGTGAGCAACCCCTCCGCTCCCACCCAGCAGAACGCGCTGCAGACCGGCATCGTGCAGCTGCGCGACGCCACCGAGGCGATCAAGGTGCGCATCCGCAACCCCGCGAAGCTGCGCAACCTCGAGCTCTTCCTGCTGATCCTCGCGTGGGTCATCGGCGGCGGCGCGATGGTGCTCGTGCAGCTCGGCGCGCTGCAGCGCGTCGACACGTTCCCGCTGCAGCTCGCGGCGATGCTCGGCCTGCTCACGCTCGCGCTCCACATCACGCTGCGCGTCGTCGCGCGCGAGGCCGACGCGATCATCCTCCCCGTCGCGACGGCGCTCAACGGCCTCGGCATCGCGATGATCTACCGCATCGACATCGCCGACGGCTTCACCGGCTGGGATGCCGCATCGGTGCGCCAGATGGCCTGGACCGCGATGGCGCTGCTCGTCGCGATCGTCGCGATCGTCGCCGTGCGCAACCACCGCGTGCTCGCGCGCTACCGCTACCTCGCGATGGCGGTCGCCTTCATCCTGCTGGTGCTGCCGCTCATCCCGGGCATCGGCCGCACCATCAACGGCGCGACCGTGTGGATCAGCCTCGGGCCGCTCTCGTTCCAGCCGGGCGAGCTCGCCAAGATCGCCCTCGCAATCTTCTTCGCCGGCTACCTCATGACGGCGCGCGACTCCCTCTCGGTCGTCGGCCGCAAGGTGCTCGGCATCCGCTTCCCGCGCGTGCGCGACCTCGGCCCGATCCTCATCGTGTGGGCGATGTGCATGCTCGTGCTCGTCTTCCAGCGCGACCTCGGCACCTCGATGCTCTACTTCGGCCTCTTCCTCGTGATGATCTACGTCGCGACCGGGCGCCGGTCGTGGATGGTCATCGGGCTCGGGCTCGTCGCTGTCGGCGGCGTCGTCGCCTACTTCGCGCTCGGCTACGTGCAGCGCCGCATCCACGCGTGGATCCACGCATTCGACCAGAGCGTCTACGAGGCGCAGGGCGGCTCGTACCAGATCGTGCAGGGCGTGTTCGGGATGGCGCACGGCGGCCTGCTCGGCACCGGGCTCGGGCTCGGCCGCCCCGACATCACGCCCTACGCCAACAGCGACTACATCATCCCGTCGCTCGGCGAGGAGCTCGGCCTCGCCGGCATCTTCGCGATCCTGGGCCTCTACCTCGTGCTCGTCTCGCGCGGCATGCGCATCGGCTTCCAGGGCCCCGACGACTTCACGAAGCTGCTCGGCGTCGGCCTCGCGTTCGTCATCGGGCTGCAGGTGTTCATCGTCGTCGGCGGCGTCACGCGGCTCATCCCGCTGACGGGCCTCACGACGCCGTTCCTGGCCGCCGGCGGATCGTCGCTGCTGGCCAACTGGCTGATCGTCGCGCTGCTGCTGCGACTGAGCGACTCCGTGCGCGGAAGGGGGATCGTATGACCGGCACCGAGAGGGAGGCGAGCATGCGCCGCCCGATCCGGCGCGTGAGCACGCTGCTGCTCGTGATGTTCATCGGGCTCTTCGGCTCGTCGACGATGATCCAGGCCGTGCAGACCGACGCGCTGCACGCCGACGCGCGCAACACCCGCACGCTCTACGACTCGTTCGCGGTCGAGCGCGGCTCGATCGTCGTCGACGGCGTGCAGGTCGCGCTCTCGTCGCCCTCCGACGACGAGTACGAGTGGCAGCGCGAGTACCCGATGGGGCCGCTCTACGCCCACATCACCGGCTACAACACCCTCGGCCAGGGCAACACCGGCATCGAGGGCGCGATGAACGAGGAGCTCACGGGCACGGCCAACAGCCAGTTCCTCGACCAGGTCCTCGCGACGATCACCGGGCAGGACCCTGCGGGCTCGTCGGTCGAGCTCACGATCGACCACGACGTGCAGCAGGCGGCGTCGGATGCGCTCGGCGACCGGGAGGGCGCGGTCATCGCGCTCGATCCCGACACGGGCGACGTGCTCGCGATGGTCTCGAGCCCGACGTTCGACCCCAATCCGTTCGCGAGCCACAACACCGCGGCGGTCACCGAGGTCTACAACCAGCTGCTGAGCGACCCGGACGACCCGCTCTTCAACCGCACGATCGCCGGCGACCTCTACTTCCCGGGCTCGGTGTTCAAGGTGCTCGTGCTCGCGGCCGCGCTCGAGTCGGGCGAGTACGACCTCGAGTCGGAGTTCGAGAACCCCGCAGAGCTGCAGCTGCCGCAGTCCTCCGCGGTCGTGCGCAACGCATCCCGCGACACGTGCGGCCCCGGCGAGACGGTCACGCTCGAGACGGCGTTCATCCTCTCGTGCAACATCCCCTTCGCCCAGCTCGCGCTCGACCTCGGCCAGGATGCGATCGCGCAGCAGGCCGCGGCCTTCGGCTACGGCCAGGGCTTCGACATCCCGCTCCCGGTGACGCCGAGCCGCTACCCGACGAACCTCGACGACGCGCAGACGATGCTCACGGGCTTCGGCCAGTGGGACGTGCGGGTCACGCCGCTGCAGATCGCGATGACGACCGCGGCGATCGCGAACGACGGCACGATGATGCGGCCCAACATGGTCGACCGCGTGCTGGCCCCCAACCTCGACGTCACCTCCGACCCGGAGCCGACCATCATGGGCAACCCGATCTCGGCGAGCATGGCCGCAGAGATGCGCGGCGCGATGGAGCTCGCGGTGACCGACGGCCTCGCGACGAACGCGCAGATCCCGGGCGTCACCGTCGGCGGCAAGACGGGGACGGCGGAGACGGGCGAGAACAACGAGCCCTTCAACCTGTGGTTCACGGGCTACGGGGAGCGGGACGACCGGAGCGTGGCAGTCGCCGTCGTGGTCGTGCCGGATGAGAACATCGTCGGTGATACTTCTAACGTGATCGCCGCACCAATCGGGAGAGCAGTGATCGAGGCGGTGCTGAACTCATGAGACCATCCAGCGGACTCACCTTCGGTGGGCGATACCAGCTGACCAGCCGGATCGCCATCGGCGGCATGGGCGAGGTCTGGCAGGCGACCGATCAGGTGATCGGGCGCACCGTCGCGCTCAAGATCCTCAAGGACGAGTACATGGGCGACCCGGGCTTCCTCGAGCGCTTCCGCGCCGAGGCCCGCCACGCCGCGCTCGTCAACCACGAGGGCATCGCCAACGTCTTCGACTACGGCGAGGAGGAGGGCAGCGCCTTCCTCGTGATGGAGCTCGTGCCCGGCGAGCCGCTCAGCGCGATCCTCGACCGCGACCGCACGCTCTCGGCCGACAAGGTGCTCGACATCGTCGCGCAGACCTCGGCCGCGCTGCACGCCGCCCACCAGGCCGGCCTCGTGCACCGCGACATCAAGCCCGGCAACCTGCTCATCACGCCCGAGGGCCGGGTGAAGATCACCGACTTCGGCATCGCGCGCATCGCCGACCAGGTGCCGCTCACCGCGACCGGCCAGGTCATGGGCACGGTGCAGTACCTCTCCCCCGAGCAGGCCTCGGGGCAGCAGGCGGCCCCGTCGACCGACATCTACTCGCTCGGCATCGTGGCCTACGAGGCCCTCGCCGGCCGCCGCCCGTTCACGGGCGAGTCGCAGGTCGCGATCGCGATGGCGCACATCAACGACGCGCCGCCGGACCTCCCGGGCACCGTGCCGGAGCCCGTCCGCAACCTCGTGCTCTCGTGCATCGCGAAGACGCCGGCCGACCGCCCGACGTCGGCCGCGCACCTCTCGCGAGCCGCGACCATGCTGCGCCGCGGCGACATCGCCGGCGCGGCAGCGATCGTGCCGGGCATCGCATCCACCGACTCGTTCGCGACGATCGACTCGCCGACGCAGGCCGCCACGCGCGTCATCACGACGCAGTCGAGCCCCGCGACGGCTGCGCTGCCGGTCGCGGCGACGACTGCGCAGCGCACGCAGGAGCGGCGCCGCACCAACCCGTGGATCTGGCCCGTCGTCATCCTCGCCGTGCTGCTCGTGGCCGCGGGCGTCGCGATCGCGATGATGCTCATCAACGGCCAGCAGA is a genomic window containing:
- a CDS encoding peptidoglycan D,D-transpeptidase FtsI family protein; its protein translation is MTGTEREASMRRPIRRVSTLLLVMFIGLFGSSTMIQAVQTDALHADARNTRTLYDSFAVERGSIVVDGVQVALSSPSDDEYEWQREYPMGPLYAHITGYNTLGQGNTGIEGAMNEELTGTANSQFLDQVLATITGQDPAGSSVELTIDHDVQQAASDALGDREGAVIALDPDTGDVLAMVSSPTFDPNPFASHNTAAVTEVYNQLLSDPDDPLFNRTIAGDLYFPGSVFKVLVLAAALESGEYDLESEFENPAELQLPQSSAVVRNASRDTCGPGETVTLETAFILSCNIPFAQLALDLGQDAIAQQAAAFGYGQGFDIPLPVTPSRYPTNLDDAQTMLTGFGQWDVRVTPLQIAMTTAAIANDGTMMRPNMVDRVLAPNLDVTSDPEPTIMGNPISASMAAEMRGAMELAVTDGLATNAQIPGVTVGGKTGTAETGENNEPFNLWFTGYGERDDRSVAVAVVVVPDENIVGDTSNVIAAPIGRAVIEAVLNS
- a CDS encoding protein kinase domain-containing protein, whose amino-acid sequence is MRPSSGLTFGGRYQLTSRIAIGGMGEVWQATDQVIGRTVALKILKDEYMGDPGFLERFRAEARHAALVNHEGIANVFDYGEEEGSAFLVMELVPGEPLSAILDRDRTLSADKVLDIVAQTSAALHAAHQAGLVHRDIKPGNLLITPEGRVKITDFGIARIADQVPLTATGQVMGTVQYLSPEQASGQQAAPSTDIYSLGIVAYEALAGRRPFTGESQVAIAMAHINDAPPDLPGTVPEPVRNLVLSCIAKTPADRPTSAAHLSRAATMLRRGDIAGAAAIVPGIASTDSFATIDSPTQAATRVITTQSSPATAALPVAATTAQRTQERRRTNPWIWPVVILAVLLVAAGVAIAMMLINGQQSPPAATETSQAPEETPTVTVDASDFIGMTEAEFRSAIEDLGLVASVQTGDPATSTGDVARIYAVDPTGPIAEGSTVTGTIHAPVTAIQDPTTPPRMADGADETDLRTGQPYTVEWDAATCPAGYTLAGYDVTIMWANGEEETLQVNGARLNITQMPTGDNLISYAYRCGIDGGETLTSGASPALTMQASPEETPTPEPTPEPTVTLPVEPSDGP
- a CDS encoding FHA domain-containing protein FhaB/FipA — protein: MSELTLIIIRIGFLALLWLFIFIVLYSLRSDLFGPKLTPLQRVAVQNQRSREAPSAPAAAPRATSDAPTTVTERAGTARPASGDATRLVVTSGPRAGLEIELPSTGLSIGRSSASGLQIKDDYTSNNHAKIVRWRDQWVVQDLDSTNGTFVEGKRISQSTPVPVGTTVRIGTTSFELRR
- a CDS encoding FtsW/RodA/SpoVE family cell cycle protein; this encodes MQTGIVQLRDATEAIKVRIRNPAKLRNLELFLLILAWVIGGGAMVLVQLGALQRVDTFPLQLAAMLGLLTLALHITLRVVAREADAIILPVATALNGLGIAMIYRIDIADGFTGWDAASVRQMAWTAMALLVAIVAIVAVRNHRVLARYRYLAMAVAFILLVLPLIPGIGRTINGATVWISLGPLSFQPGELAKIALAIFFAGYLMTARDSLSVVGRKVLGIRFPRVRDLGPILIVWAMCMLVLVFQRDLGTSMLYFGLFLVMIYVATGRRSWMVIGLGLVAVGGVVAYFALGYVQRRIHAWIHAFDQSVYEAQGGSYQIVQGVFGMAHGGLLGTGLGLGRPDITPYANSDYIIPSLGEELGLAGIFAILGLYLVLVSRGMRIGFQGPDDFTKLLGVGLAFVIGLQVFIVVGGVTRLIPLTGLTTPFLAAGGSSLLANWLIVALLLRLSDSVRGRGIV
- a CDS encoding PP2C family protein-serine/threonine phosphatase gives rise to the protein MSTPLAAAISHVGRIRTENQDSGYAGAHLCFVADGMGGHAGGDVASAIVTRRAREADREYASAKEAADALAQALREGNDALQQAMLEHPELSGMGTTGSGIIRVGDTMGIAHIGDSRIYRYRVGALEQISTDHTFVQKLVDAGRITREEAEHHPRRNVVMRVLGNVETNPEIDTLVADALPGDRWLVCSDGLSSYVDEERIRTILAQGLDTPSTVQRLVNESLSRGAPDNVTVVLCDIDERHSSSIEPTTVGSAAAPISYEAVEPERTSVSLGQLLLHPRQSRMQPAFEHFEPESEEFLQELLAEQRAMRRKRRITWSVGALLMIAAVVVVSTMFYSWTQDRYFVGVDDAGQVVIYQGIQQQIGPFVLATEVEQTGIAVDDLSPFNQRNVEQTISAPSLEAAQAVIERLERSP